The Candidatus Latescibacterota bacterium region AAGTGGTTACCTTGGATTTCACTTATCGCTTGAGTGGGTTGTTCCAGCTATCATAGTTATTCTTTTATGGGCTAAGTTTGGAGCAACTCCAGGCAAAATGCTATTTAAGGTAAAAATCGTAGATGCACATACTCTTCAACCAGCAAGTACAGTCAAATTAATAGGAAGATACCTTGGCTACTTCATTTCAATGATACCTTTGTGCTTAGGTATATTTTGGGTTGCATGGGATAAAAAGAAACAGGGATTTCATGACAAAATAGCTCAAACACTTGTGATTAAAAACTAATCGGGTAAGGGCGGGTCTCTAGCCCGCCCTCCCCACAGCACCCCGCATGCGGGTCCGCACGGGGCGCTTCCTTCGCGTACAAAGTAATGACCCATGCCATCACTCCAAAGCTGGTTACGTCACTCTGCCGCCAGAGGGTGACTATACCTTTATCAGGTACTGTGCCATCCCTGAGACAGAAACGCCTCACTCTTTGACGAAGGTTCAGGCCTTCACCCTGTCCCATCCATTACGATGGGCATTTGGCTACTATGCCGTCTGCTGACTTCTGCTCAATCACCCGGTGGGTTACCCCACAGGGCGCTATCGGTATTCCATCTGATTCGCTCCTATCAGTCGATGGCTGCTGATAGGCCCAGGCTTGTTCAACCAGTGGCCTGACTGGTGCTCTACCGATCGCTTGTTGAGCAGATCTCCCCAGATAAGTGCATGAACTGTCACGACACAACCGCGTCATTTACCTTATCCCCCGAACCACAGGGCT contains the following coding sequences:
- a CDS encoding RDD family protein — its product is SGYLGFHLSLEWVVPAIIVILLWAKFGATPGKMLFKVKIVDAHTLQPASTVKLIGRYLGYFISMIPLCLGIFWVAWDKKKQGFHDKIAQTLVIKN